The Nitrospira sp. genome window below encodes:
- a CDS encoding CBS domain-containing protein, whose translation MVHDRVAVTAEAAIEEAVKTMEGKRLLHLPVKHNGRIAYSVTRHDLLQAWIGIGTAGED comes from the coding sequence ATGGTCCACGATCGAGTCGCCGTCACAGCCGAGGCCGCGATCGAAGAAGCCGTGAAGACGATGGAGGGCAAACGGCTGCTCCATCTCCCGGTGAAACATAACGGAAGAATTGCCTATTCCGTGACCCGACACGATCTTCTGCAAGCCTGGATTGGTATCGGTACTGCAGGCGAAGATTAA
- a CDS encoding ATPase, which translates to MSTPHHPREKKDRSVRPRKYDRYKAKGKLREPSVCRECQAVYHKGRWVWGPVPSDSQEVMCPACERIRDHAPSGMLLLTGEIVVRHRDQVLGLARNEEARLKAEHPLARIIKIEEQTDAPEGVLITTTDPHLARHIGEALHHAYRGTLTCRYEENEDLLRANWESSADG; encoded by the coding sequence ATGTCGACACCACATCATCCTCGAGAGAAGAAAGATCGATCGGTTCGCCCTCGAAAGTACGACCGATACAAAGCCAAGGGCAAACTTCGGGAGCCGTCGGTTTGTCGTGAGTGTCAGGCGGTCTACCACAAGGGGCGGTGGGTGTGGGGTCCTGTGCCGTCGGACAGTCAGGAGGTGATGTGTCCTGCCTGTGAACGGATCCGTGACCATGCGCCGAGCGGGATGCTGCTGCTGACCGGTGAGATCGTCGTCAGGCATCGAGATCAGGTGCTCGGGCTCGCCCGGAATGAAGAGGCTCGCCTGAAGGCCGAACATCCCCTGGCTCGAATCATCAAGATCGAAGAGCAGACCGACGCACCTGAAGGAGTGCTCATCACCACGACCGACCCTCATCTCGCGCGGCATATCGGCGAGGCGTTGCATCACGCCTATCGTGGGACATTGACCTGTCGTTATGAGGAGAACGAAGATCTGCTTCGGGCGAACTGGGAGAGCTCAGCGGATGGGTAA
- a CDS encoding acetolactate synthase large subunit, producing the protein MNAADLLIRCLEHEGVEFMFGVPGEETLDVMDSILGSRIRFVTTRHEQGAAFMADVYGRLSGKAGVCLSTLGPGATNLMTGVADANLDHAPLVAISGQVSTERQHAQSHQYIDLQALFKPITKWNGVIATPTMIPEAVRKAFKTAQTEKPGAIHLEVPEDVAAERLRESDALPPLRVQSPRVPEPSSVQVTRAIAMLSEAKKPLILAGNGVVRRHADDAVRRFSRRLNIPVVHTFMGKGIVPDSDPLSLYTIGFPGRDYAARVVEQADVVVAIGYDFVEYAPCLWNPNRDKCIIHVDVSPADVDAHYVVDVGVLGDVGQALDRIADGMTAFDPLWGERGREAVVSGLHSEYADTPGWPLRPQQVIHELRSALAPDDLVVCDVGAHKLWMARMFPCQAPNTCIISNGFAAMGIALPGAVAAQLLFPTRRVVAVTGDGGFLMNSQELETVVRLQLPLVILVWRDNGYGVIRWKQMLRFGRTSSVEFDNPDLVAYARAFGAAGFRVKGPSELTPILHEAFNSACPAVIDCPVDYGENLRMTEHLKRVP; encoded by the coding sequence GTGAACGCTGCCGATCTATTGATACGCTGTCTCGAACACGAAGGTGTGGAGTTCATGTTCGGCGTGCCAGGCGAGGAGACGCTCGATGTGATGGACTCCATCCTAGGCTCTCGGATTCGATTTGTCACGACGCGTCATGAGCAGGGTGCTGCGTTCATGGCGGATGTCTATGGGCGACTGTCCGGAAAAGCCGGAGTCTGTCTGTCCACACTCGGGCCAGGGGCGACCAATTTGATGACTGGCGTGGCCGATGCCAACCTGGATCATGCTCCACTGGTCGCCATCAGCGGGCAGGTGTCCACAGAACGTCAGCATGCACAATCGCACCAGTACATCGATTTGCAGGCACTCTTCAAGCCCATTACCAAGTGGAATGGTGTGATCGCCACGCCGACGATGATCCCCGAAGCAGTGCGAAAGGCGTTCAAGACCGCTCAAACAGAAAAGCCCGGAGCGATTCATCTGGAAGTGCCCGAAGATGTGGCAGCCGAGCGACTCAGAGAATCGGATGCCCTCCCTCCGCTCCGGGTCCAATCACCACGTGTACCCGAGCCCTCATCCGTACAAGTGACGCGAGCCATTGCCATGCTCTCAGAAGCCAAGAAACCACTCATCCTGGCCGGCAACGGTGTGGTGCGCAGACACGCCGATGATGCAGTCCGGCGGTTTTCGCGGAGGCTGAACATCCCGGTGGTGCACACCTTCATGGGCAAAGGGATTGTGCCGGATAGCGATCCCCTGTCGCTGTATACGATCGGGTTTCCGGGAAGGGACTATGCCGCAAGAGTGGTCGAACAGGCTGATGTGGTGGTGGCCATCGGGTATGACTTTGTCGAATACGCGCCTTGCTTGTGGAATCCCAACCGAGACAAATGCATCATACACGTCGATGTCTCTCCGGCGGACGTTGATGCGCATTACGTCGTCGACGTGGGGGTGCTCGGTGATGTGGGGCAGGCACTCGACCGCATCGCGGATGGGATGACTGCGTTCGATCCGTTGTGGGGCGAACGAGGACGCGAGGCCGTCGTCTCCGGTCTGCACAGCGAATACGCCGATACTCCCGGCTGGCCGCTGCGCCCGCAGCAGGTCATCCACGAACTCCGGAGCGCTCTTGCTCCGGACGATCTGGTGGTGTGCGATGTCGGAGCCCATAAGCTATGGATGGCGCGCATGTTTCCTTGTCAGGCTCCCAATACCTGCATCATTTCGAACGGCTTTGCTGCGATGGGGATTGCATTGCCAGGGGCGGTAGCGGCTCAACTGCTCTTCCCTACGCGCCGAGTCGTTGCTGTGACAGGCGACGGGGGATTCTTGATGAACTCCCAGGAGCTGGAAACTGTGGTTCGGCTGCAACTCCCGCTCGTGATCCTGGTCTGGCGCGACAACGGCTATGGTGTGATCCGGTGGAAACAGATGCTCCGGTTCGGCCGCACCTCGTCCGTGGAATTCGACAATCCCGATCTGGTCGCCTACGCGCGGGCCTTTGGCGCCGCAGGATTTCGAGTGAAAGGCCCATCCGAGCTCACGCCGATCTTGCATGAAGCGTTCAACTCGGCATGTCCGGCCGTGATCGATTGTCCGGTGGATTATGGAGAAAATCTTCGAATGACCGAGCATCTGAAACGCGTGCCCTAG
- a CDS encoding IS3 family transposase (programmed frameshift), which translates to MKVRKEPTRRPHDDSREAVDKTVRDIKRKIRRHFCAEEKIRIILQGLRGDESIAEICRREGLHQNLYYRWSQDVLEAGKKRLTGDTVREAGSDEVKALRSESGQLKEALAEALMENRLLKKKRAGGWGGRYMRYTASEKLEIIRTVEQSSLGVKRTLTQIGIPQATFYHWYGRYLEDGLDGLEDRKPAPGSVWNKVPEAIAEQLVQLALAEPDLSPRELAVRFTEGQRYALSESTVYRVRKSRDLIAAPVFIVMKAADRFQHPTTAVNQLWQTDFTYLKIIGWGWHYLSTVMDNYSRYIIARRLCKTMNATDVSATLQDALQVTGLERASHRYRPRLLSDNDPCYVSSALSHWLGEHGIPHTRGKPYHPMTQGKIERWHRTLKDRILLEHYYLPGELARQVEDFVTHSNTRRYHESLNNLTPECVFTGQHGAVLTQRDKIKRDTIALRKKLHAQHRAA; encoded by the exons TTGAAGGTCCGAAAGGAACCGACGAGGAGACCGCACGACGATAGCCGGGAAGCGGTGGACAAGACCGTCCGGGACATCAAGCGTAAGATACGCCGCCATTTTTGCGCAGAAGAGAAGATCCGCATTATCTTGCAGGGGCTGAGGGGGGACGAGAGTATCGCGGAGATCTGCCGCCGCGAGGGTCTGCACCAGAACCTGTATTACCGCTGGAGCCAAGATGTTCTGGAAGCTGGAAAGAAGCGGCTC ACGGGGGATACGGTGCGCGAGGCTGGCAGCGACGAGGTGAAGGCCTTGCGCTCAGAATCCGGGCAGTTGAAAGAAGCCTTAGCCGAGGCCCTGATGGAGAACCGTCTGCTGAAAAAAAAGCGTGCTGGCGGATGGGGAGGCCGGTACATGAGGTACACGGCGTCCGAGAAACTGGAGATCATCCGCACGGTGGAACAGTCGAGCCTGGGCGTGAAGCGGACGCTCACTCAGATCGGCATCCCGCAGGCAACATTTTATCACTGGTATGGTCGCTATCTGGAAGACGGGCTGGACGGTCTGGAGGACCGGAAGCCAGCTCCTGGCTCTGTCTGGAACAAGGTGCCGGAGGCCATTGCCGAACAACTGGTGCAGCTGGCTCTGGCCGAGCCTGACCTGTCACCACGAGAATTAGCGGTGCGGTTTACGGAGGGACAGCGGTATGCCCTCTCGGAATCGACGGTGTACCGTGTGCGCAAGAGCCGCGACTTGATCGCCGCGCCCGTCTTCATCGTCATGAAGGCCGCAGACCGGTTTCAGCACCCGACGACGGCAGTGAACCAGCTGTGGCAGACGGATTTCACCTACCTCAAGATCATCGGTTGGGGCTGGCATTATCTCTCGACCGTCATGGACAACTACTCCCGGTACATCATCGCCAGGCGACTGTGCAAGACGATGAACGCGACGGACGTCTCGGCCACGTTGCAGGATGCCCTACAGGTGACTGGCCTTGAACGGGCCAGTCACCGCTACAGGCCCAGGCTCCTCAGTGACAATGACCCGTGTTACGTCTCGTCAGCATTGTCGCACTGGCTCGGCGAACACGGCATCCCGCACACCCGCGGAAAACCCTACCACCCTATGACACAGGGCAAGATCGAACGCTGGCATCGCACGCTCAAGGACCGCATCCTACTGGAGCATTATTACCTGCCGGGAGAACTGGCACGGCAGGTCGAAGACTTCGTCACCCACTCCAACACCAGGAGGTACCATGAAAGCCTCAACAATCTGACGCCGGAGTGCGTCTTCACGGGTCAACACGGTGCCGTGCTCACACAACGCGACAAGATCAAACGCGACACCATCGCGTTACGAAAGAAGTTGCACGCGCAACATCGTGCCGCGTAA
- a CDS encoding tyrosine-type recombinase/integrase gives MGTRLCQYAHGHFFGDDSQPAAPIHGHLPCVTPTWAVTEFATWCERHGLLSLPAIEPVHVATYVETLQGRLSAPSIKQHLAAIRMLFDWLVVGQVLPSNPASSVRGPKYSTKKGKTPVLMADEARLLIEAIDVSTIVGLRDRALIGLMVHTFARIGAALAMQVEDVYIQGRRTWVRLHEKGGKLHAMPCHHNLDEYLHAYLKAAQLTEAKSPLFRTMHGRSGQLSDRPMTQADAYRMIRRRATDAGIRTKIGNHSFRATGITEYLKNGGKLEIAQQMANHESARTTGLYDRRTDQISLDEVERIVI, from the coding sequence ATGGGTACTCGGCTTTGTCAGTATGCTCATGGACATTTCTTCGGAGATGATTCACAGCCTGCTGCCCCTATTCATGGTCACCTCCCTTGTGTTACCCCTACCTGGGCGGTTACCGAATTTGCGACGTGGTGTGAACGGCATGGGCTGCTCTCCTTGCCGGCCATTGAGCCGGTGCATGTCGCCACCTATGTTGAAACCCTCCAGGGCCGCTTGTCGGCTCCATCGATCAAGCAACATCTGGCCGCCATTCGTATGCTGTTTGATTGGCTCGTCGTGGGCCAGGTCCTTCCCAGCAATCCGGCGAGCTCCGTGCGGGGGCCGAAGTACTCGACGAAGAAAGGCAAGACGCCGGTACTCATGGCCGACGAAGCCCGTCTGCTGATCGAGGCCATCGACGTGAGCACGATCGTCGGATTACGCGACCGGGCCTTGATCGGGTTGATGGTCCATACATTCGCTCGAATCGGTGCGGCGCTCGCGATGCAGGTGGAGGATGTGTATATTCAAGGCCGTCGGACCTGGGTACGACTGCATGAGAAAGGCGGCAAGCTCCATGCAATGCCCTGCCATCATAATCTTGATGAGTACCTCCACGCCTACCTTAAGGCCGCCCAGTTGACGGAGGCCAAGAGCCCGCTCTTTCGGACTATGCACGGCCGGAGTGGGCAGCTCTCCGATAGACCGATGACGCAGGCGGACGCCTACCGCATGATTCGCCGCCGGGCCACCGACGCCGGCATTCGCACGAAGATCGGCAATCACTCTTTCCGCGCCACGGGCATCACGGAATATCTCAAGAACGGCGGCAAACTCGAAATCGCCCAACAGATGGCGAACCATGAAAGTGCCCGTACGACGGGGCTCTATGATCGGCGCACCGATCAGATCTCGCTCGATGAGGTCGAGCGGATTGTGATTTGA
- a CDS encoding VIT family protein, which translates to MPHFETHTIRRIGWLRAAVLGANDGIVSSASLVLGVAAAGASSKNIVIAGVAGLAAGAMAMAAGEYVSVSSQADAERADLDRERQELAVNPEQEHREMTAIYVARGLEAELASNVATQLMAHDALGAHGRDELGISDIVTAQPVQAALASAVTFSVGATLPLLVVLLVPVSGLMWAVSGSSLVFLALLGSLAARIGGASVMTAAARVTVWGALAMAVTAGVGALFGVPA; encoded by the coding sequence ATGCCACACTTTGAAACACATACCATCCGTCGCATCGGATGGCTGCGTGCCGCTGTGCTTGGGGCAAATGACGGCATTGTGTCCTCGGCGAGCCTCGTCTTAGGCGTCGCGGCGGCAGGCGCGAGCTCAAAGAATATCGTGATCGCGGGTGTGGCAGGTCTTGCGGCTGGTGCCATGGCGATGGCTGCTGGTGAGTATGTTTCGGTAAGTTCGCAAGCCGACGCCGAGCGCGCGGATCTAGATCGGGAGCGCCAAGAGTTAGCAGTAAACCCGGAGCAAGAACACCGGGAAATGACCGCGATTTACGTTGCACGTGGGCTCGAGGCAGAACTCGCCTCCAACGTCGCAACCCAGCTGATGGCGCATGATGCACTCGGCGCGCATGGGCGTGACGAGCTGGGCATATCCGACATCGTAACCGCACAACCGGTTCAAGCCGCCTTGGCTTCGGCTGTCACCTTTTCCGTTGGCGCTACCCTTCCTCTCCTGGTAGTCCTGTTGGTACCCGTTTCTGGGCTTATGTGGGCTGTTTCTGGAAGCTCCCTCGTATTTCTTGCACTCTTAGGTTCCCTGGCTGCGCGCATCGGAGGTGCTTCTGTGATGACCGCTGCCGCGCGGGTGACCGTTTGGGGCGCGTTGGCCATGGCCGTAACCGCTGGGGTTGGGGCTTTGTTTGGAGTGCCTGCCTGA
- a CDS encoding bile acid:sodium symporter produces MRKPTLLGLSQFIHHHLLWFLISAYALAAVFPAAGLWIRNVSLGDVHIFETQMHVSLLLLLLATLMFNAGSGVKTSHLQSLMQKSRVMVAGLAANLIIPMIYIFGVTLVMRLWYEPDEAQHILVGLALVAAMPIAGASTAWAQNSNGNLAMSLGLVLASTVLSPIITPVALQVFGEMASEEYERVLQDLAAYGSGTFLSLWIVLPSMLGLAARFAVPEARLTAMMPFIKLSNSVVLLLLNYSNGSVSLPQVVADRDFDFLAVTVGITTGLCVTAFSSGYGLSRLFKVDQADRVSLMYGLGMNNNGTGLVLASLALASYPRVMVPIILYNVVQHLVAGGVHEVTGRPGGAHKVGGS; encoded by the coding sequence ATGCGTAAACCCACGCTCCTCGGGCTGTCCCAGTTCATTCACCACCATTTGCTTTGGTTCTTGATCAGCGCCTACGCCCTCGCCGCCGTCTTTCCGGCGGCTGGGTTATGGATCAGGAACGTGAGCTTGGGCGACGTTCACATCTTTGAGACACAGATGCATGTCTCGTTGCTCTTGCTCCTTCTCGCCACCCTCATGTTTAACGCTGGATCGGGCGTGAAAACGTCGCACTTGCAATCGCTCATGCAAAAAAGCCGGGTGATGGTGGCCGGACTCGCGGCCAATCTGATCATCCCCATGATCTATATTTTTGGCGTCACCCTGGTCATGCGGTTGTGGTATGAGCCGGACGAAGCGCAGCATATCCTCGTCGGCCTCGCGTTGGTCGCCGCCATGCCGATTGCCGGCGCGTCTACCGCCTGGGCGCAGAACTCCAATGGGAATTTGGCGATGAGCTTAGGACTGGTTCTCGCCTCCACCGTTCTCAGCCCTATCATCACACCGGTGGCACTGCAGGTGTTTGGAGAGATGGCATCGGAGGAGTATGAGAGGGTCCTGCAGGACCTGGCCGCCTACGGATCGGGAACCTTCTTGAGCCTCTGGATCGTCCTGCCGTCCATGCTGGGTTTGGCGGCGCGATTCGCCGTGCCTGAAGCAAGACTCACCGCCATGATGCCGTTCATCAAACTCAGCAATTCCGTCGTGTTGTTGCTCTTGAACTACTCGAATGGATCGGTCTCGCTTCCCCAGGTGGTGGCGGACCGCGATTTTGATTTTTTGGCGGTGACGGTAGGGATCACCACGGGCCTGTGCGTCACAGCCTTTTCCTCCGGATATGGGCTGAGCCGTCTGTTCAAAGTCGACCAGGCTGACCGGGTCTCGCTCATGTACGGACTGGGAATGAATAACAATGGGACCGGGTTGGTCCTGGCCTCTCTCGCACTGGCCTCGTACCCACGCGTCATGGTCCCCATCATTCTGTACAACGTGGTCCAGCATCTGGTGGCCGGAGGCGTGCATGAGGTGACAGGCCGACCTGGTGGTGCTCACAAGGTGGGGGGATCCTAA
- a CDS encoding helix-turn-helix transcriptional regulator has product MNIALLIRNRLKELKLGQRDLARAAHVTESYISQLLTQKKLPPAPNRTDMYEKIGRVLKLPHGQLSKLADQQRREHLRKRLEDPPGPLLHDVRELILRKCHPAKTRQIREIFEKQPFGELERFVTQKLLGVVKSVARQELDNPTWVRKVARLSKTSYPKMRVTVLEFLDTTVFDLSNENCIAFLDPLIESWNIDLATFCIEIVLNRRVAPGHHKSFEFTEKGPEKTPGEEPGLKEFLQDPLLSKDATEEELTFLRALTFENRRPTALYYYRELQSLRDPLHFRTPNGKPSGR; this is encoded by the coding sequence ATGAACATTGCACTCCTCATCAGAAATCGATTGAAAGAGTTGAAACTCGGGCAGCGGGATCTCGCCCGTGCGGCCCACGTGACCGAATCATATATTTCCCAGTTGCTCACGCAGAAGAAACTCCCGCCGGCGCCGAATCGAACCGACATGTACGAAAAGATCGGACGAGTCCTGAAGTTACCGCATGGACAACTTTCCAAACTCGCCGATCAACAGCGCCGTGAACATCTCAGGAAGCGGCTGGAAGACCCGCCGGGTCCTTTACTGCACGACGTGCGGGAATTGATCCTCCGCAAGTGTCATCCGGCAAAGACTCGGCAGATCCGTGAGATTTTCGAAAAACAACCCTTCGGCGAACTCGAGCGGTTCGTCACCCAGAAGTTGCTGGGCGTCGTCAAAAGTGTGGCGCGACAGGAACTCGACAATCCTACATGGGTGCGGAAGGTCGCTCGGCTGAGCAAGACAAGCTATCCCAAGATGCGCGTCACCGTGCTGGAGTTCTTAGATACGACCGTCTTCGATCTCTCGAACGAGAACTGCATCGCGTTCCTCGATCCTTTGATCGAATCCTGGAATATCGATCTCGCCACCTTTTGCATTGAGATTGTTCTGAATCGCCGGGTGGCACCAGGCCACCACAAGTCGTTCGAGTTCACGGAGAAAGGTCCAGAGAAGACGCCAGGGGAAGAGCCCGGGCTGAAGGAATTCCTGCAAGACCCCTTACTGAGCAAGGATGCGACCGAGGAGGAACTCACCTTTCTGCGCGCACTGACGTTTGAGAACAGACGGCCGACCGCGCTCTACTATTACCGCGAGCTTCAGAGCCTCAGAGATCCGTTACATTTTCGGACTCCTAACGGGAAACCTTCGGGAAGATAA
- a CDS encoding Crp/Fnr family transcriptional regulator, which translates to MVRVQTPFNLDIFLRKLDTGKTILSSPKNRILFSQGDMTDTVFYIESGKVKVTVISKQGKEAVVAILERGAFVGESCLVGQTVRTATATTLEDSKIICIDKAVMLPLLKAQPRFAEAFMSYLLVHSIRVQEDLVDQLFNSSEKRLARALLLLAHFGKESKSETVIAKISQETLAEMVGTTRSRVSFFMNKFRKLGFIDYKGGSRRNGGLHVHSSLLNVVLHD; encoded by the coding sequence ATGGTCCGCGTACAAACACCGTTCAATCTGGATATCTTCCTCAGGAAGCTCGACACGGGCAAAACAATTCTTTCGTCTCCGAAGAATCGGATTCTCTTTTCACAAGGGGATATGACCGATACGGTGTTCTATATCGAGTCAGGCAAGGTGAAAGTCACCGTGATCTCGAAACAGGGTAAGGAAGCCGTCGTGGCGATTCTGGAGCGAGGTGCGTTTGTCGGTGAATCGTGTCTTGTGGGCCAGACGGTGCGCACGGCGACCGCAACCACCCTGGAAGACTCCAAGATTATTTGCATCGACAAAGCCGTCATGCTCCCTCTGCTCAAGGCGCAACCTCGGTTTGCCGAGGCCTTTATGTCCTATTTACTGGTGCACTCGATCCGCGTCCAAGAGGATTTGGTGGATCAACTGTTTAATTCCAGCGAGAAGCGGCTGGCGCGAGCGCTACTGTTGTTGGCCCATTTTGGTAAGGAAAGCAAGTCGGAGACGGTGATTGCGAAGATTAGTCAGGAAACGTTGGCTGAAATGGTCGGCACCACCCGCTCGCGCGTCAGTTTCTTTATGAATAAGTTCCGCAAGCTCGGATTCATTGATTACAAAGGCGGGTCGCGCCGGAACGGCGGATTGCACGTCCATAGCTCTCTCCTTAATGTCGTGCTCCACGACTAG
- a CDS encoding bacterioferritin, giving the protein MQSVTGTNRTWTEGGAMTSGCKSHAATVVKLLNEALAAEIICILRYKRHYFMTAGISARRAKTKFLQHVAEEQAHADQLAERIVQLGGELDLPVAQLLNRNHAEHVEKDSIEEMITADLIAERIAIDSYRDMIASIDADDPTTRQVMERILAQEEEHAEALADLLRDCASK; this is encoded by the coding sequence ATGCAGTCGGTGACTGGTACCAATCGCACATGGACTGAAGGTGGGGCCATGACCTCGGGGTGCAAGTCCCACGCAGCGACAGTGGTCAAATTACTGAACGAAGCGCTGGCCGCAGAAATTATCTGCATCCTGCGCTACAAGCGCCATTACTTCATGACCGCCGGGATTAGTGCTCGCCGCGCGAAGACGAAGTTTCTCCAGCATGTGGCAGAGGAGCAGGCGCATGCCGATCAATTGGCTGAGCGCATTGTCCAGCTTGGGGGCGAATTGGATTTGCCCGTTGCCCAGCTGCTGAACCGGAACCATGCAGAGCATGTCGAAAAGGATTCTATAGAGGAGATGATCACGGCAGATCTAATTGCCGAACGGATCGCGATCGACAGCTATCGCGACATGATTGCCTCCATCGACGCCGATGATCCGACGACCCGGCAGGTCATGGAGCGGATTCTGGCGCAAGAAGAAGAGCATGCCGAGGCCCTGGCGGATCTCTTGAGGGACTGCGCCTCAAAGTGA
- a CDS encoding HAMP domain-containing histidine kinase codes for MEETVELARARAQKTRAERCLVAQYAVTKVLAESATLMAAAHEILRAIGESLDWELGMFWNVDEQADVLRFVDLWHAPYVEASAFCEDSRGRTFQRGAGLIGHVWANGIPIWIPDVATDRDFRRAPMAARVGLHGACAFPVRKGLRIYGVIEFFSREIREPDQDVLDMVADIGIKVGQFVDREQTAEALRQAEALAEVARLLGDIGHDIKNMLMPIVSGATLLEEELDECYGRLPETVTGNLKASRDLTKELTTMIQRGSRRIQDRVREMAESVKGITRAPEFAPCRISDVVSTVYASLRVLAQERKIALQVDGLDTLPLIRADESRLFNAIYNLVNNAIAEVPPDGSINVRGSIDPAGTSVQLSVIDTGKGMLPEVRASLFTYRAISRKVDGTGLGTKIVKDVVSAHGGTITVESEPGKGTVFHITLPLEGPPPHSGKVSRMIGASHTPNVH; via the coding sequence ATGGAAGAGACTGTTGAACTCGCGAGAGCTCGAGCTCAAAAGACACGTGCCGAACGCTGCCTTGTGGCCCAATACGCTGTGACCAAGGTGTTGGCCGAATCTGCGACCCTGATGGCCGCAGCGCATGAAATCCTCCGAGCCATCGGCGAGAGTCTCGATTGGGAATTGGGCATGTTCTGGAACGTAGATGAGCAGGCTGATGTGCTCCGCTTTGTAGACCTCTGGCATGCGCCATATGTTGAAGCGTCCGCGTTCTGCGAGGATAGCCGGGGACGGACCTTCCAACGAGGTGCCGGGCTTATCGGCCACGTTTGGGCAAATGGCATCCCCATCTGGATACCTGACGTAGCTACGGATCGCGATTTCCGCCGCGCCCCGATGGCGGCAAGAGTTGGACTGCATGGCGCCTGTGCATTCCCGGTCCGTAAGGGCTTACGCATCTATGGAGTCATTGAATTTTTCAGCCGCGAGATTCGTGAGCCGGATCAGGATGTCCTGGATATGGTGGCTGACATCGGGATCAAAGTCGGTCAATTTGTAGACCGTGAGCAGACAGCAGAAGCGTTACGCCAAGCCGAGGCCCTGGCTGAAGTGGCGAGACTGCTCGGAGACATTGGTCACGATATCAAGAATATGCTGATGCCGATTGTGAGCGGAGCCACACTCCTCGAAGAAGAACTCGATGAGTGCTATGGCCGTCTACCGGAGACTGTGACCGGCAATCTCAAGGCCAGTCGGGACCTGACAAAAGAGCTTACTACCATGATCCAGCGTGGATCCCGGCGTATCCAGGATCGGGTCAGAGAGATGGCGGAATCGGTCAAGGGCATCACCCGGGCCCCTGAATTCGCTCCCTGCAGAATTTCAGATGTTGTATCGACTGTGTACGCGTCTCTCCGTGTCCTTGCCCAGGAACGCAAGATTGCACTGCAGGTTGATGGCCTCGATACCCTGCCGCTGATTCGGGCTGATGAAAGCCGTCTATTCAACGCGATTTATAATCTGGTCAACAATGCGATTGCAGAAGTCCCCCCTGACGGGTCTATCAATGTGCGCGGCAGTATCGATCCAGCAGGAACGAGCGTACAGCTATCCGTGATCGATACAGGTAAGGGGATGCTTCCCGAAGTCCGAGCAAGCTTGTTCACCTACCGTGCGATCAGCCGAAAAGTTGACGGCACCGGGCTGGGGACGAAGATCGTCAAAGACGTGGTCAGTGCCCATGGGGGTACCATCACCGTTGAAAGCGAGCCAGGCAAGGGTACGGTGTTCCATATCACGTTGCCGCTGGAAGGCCCTCCTCCGCACTCTGGTAAGGTTAGCAGGATGATCGGTGCAAGCCATACGCCTAATGTGCACTAA